From the Huiozyma naganishii CBS 8797 chromosome 2, complete genome genome, one window contains:
- the GAR1 gene encoding H/ACA snoRNP pseudouridylase subunit GAR1 (similar to Saccharomyces cerevisiae GAR1 (YHR089C); ancestral locus Anc_5.388), protein MSFRGGNRGGRGGFRGGRGGSRGGFGGRAQFQQGPPDSVLEMGAFMHPCENEIVCRSINTKVPYFNAPIYLENKTQVGKVDEILGPLNEVFFTIKCSEGVQANSFKDGDKFYIAPDKLLPIERFIPKPKVAGPPKSKSKKKKSAGAPAGRGGSRGGFGGRGGSRGGFGGSRGGFGGTRGGSRGGFGGRGGSRGGFGGSRGGSRGGFGGRGGSRGGFGGSRGGSRGGFRS, encoded by the coding sequence ATGAGTTTCAGAGGTGGTAACAGAGGTGGCCGTGGTGGCTTCCGTGGAGGCCGCGGGGGCTCCAGAGGTGGGTTTGGCGGTCGTGCTCAATTCCAGCAAGGTCCACCAGACAGTGTTTTGGAAATGGGTGCTTTCATGCATCCCTGTGAGAACGAGATTGTGTGTCGTTCCATAAACACGAAGGTTCCATACTTCAACGCTCCGATCTActtggaaaacaaaacacaaGTCGGTAAAGTGGATGAGATTCTAGGTCCTTTGAACGAGGTTTTTTTCACGATCAAGTGTTCCGAGGGTGTCCAAGCGAACAGCTTCAAAGACGGTGACAAATTCTACATTGCTCCAGACAAGCTGCTGCCAATAGAACGTTTCATCCCCAAGCCAAAGGTTGCTGGTCCTCCCAAATCGAAGTctaagaagaagaagtctgCTGGTGCTCCAGCCGGCCGTGGCGGTTCCAGAGGCGGTTTCGGTGGCCGTGGTGGCTCGAGAGGCGGTTTCGGTGGTTCCAGAGGTGGCTTCGGTGGCACGAGAGGCGGGTCCAGAGGTGGCTTTGGTGGCCGTGGTGGCTCGAGAGGTGGCTTTGGTGGCTCAAGAGGTGGTTCCAGAGGTGGTTTCGGCGGCCGTGGCGGTTCCAGAGGTGGCTTTGGCGGCTCCAGAGGTGGTTCCAGAGGAGGGTTCAGAAGTTAA
- the RTC3 gene encoding Rtc3p (similar to Saccharomyces cerevisiae YHR087W; ancestral locus Anc_5.384): MSNTFKYFYQGKKTDFIVFVSSEEAVKNYVKNNETINLPEMTKVVEVFHVYTNDDGRGNEGELGEASNAQIAFEFDGNKNEEQAIDAILRNGRYAGEERNFKYKERFQK, encoded by the coding sequence ATGTCCAACACATTCAAGTATTTCTACCAAGGTAAGAAGACCGATTTCATCGTTTTCGTAAGCTCTGAGGAGGCAGTCAAGAACTACGtcaagaacaacgaaaCGATTAACCTACCGGAAATGACCAAAGTCGTGGAGGTGTTCCACGTGTACACGAACGACGACGGGAGGGGCAACGAGGGTGAGCTTGGCGAGGCCTCCAATGCGCAGATCGCGTTTGAGTTCGACGGTAACAAAAACGAGGAACAGGCTATCGACGCTATATTGAGGAATGGTCGCTACGCCGGTGAGGAGCGCAATTTCAAGTACAAGGAAAGGTTCCAGAAATGA
- the STE12 gene encoding homeodomain family transcription factor STE12 (similar to Saccharomyces cerevisiae STE12 (YHR084W); ancestral locus Anc_5.379) has translation MAYQQNILESSSIPNDLLIDKHIIDRLKDIDDLNFFLKTAPINWKPNQVIRRYYLNSELGFVSCVHWNRLFYMTGTDIVKVCMYLIEQFGRKIVHRKKFEEGIFSELRNLKCGIDATLEQPKSKFLSFLFQNFCLKTQKKQKIFFWFSVPHTKLFLDALEKDLKREQCQQQAATEAVREPALSFKLNLASELSVSEQLTSYLELLKTNEIHDGTTPEQEEFQENVTRMQSMIKNEIERITEAGSRMDTNNQAHLPIQVPSPINPGQIIPQTLVLESDTELDANNEKENKDREETDSNAFLGDNPGIFEDPVVTGTSTKTNDTTKNVVEEDFPLDYFPVTVEYPMSQPRQTVETGIPSPSNNAAVVPVSNPPDTAVSDNLSGFADNAFGAFHEEEEVMQENRPHYLAEQPYSDLALLGTTPHVMTNREYYNLVRQRPQHMNLNLGSVNRGGYVNGQEDRSEWATSNSPRGKSSGNFEKDKMEQVDGSMFPYHPQQQGYDFPYRYPGPSSNTGTSVNYNAGRNSNNQLQDFGGDPNGINSDVFFDHRYDMNVADGKYYPVHEDPNTWATMIQSQPLTRSQYALRYYNNGQSSTTPVTSFNPYLTSPWFPQHSASQLYGISPQRHNMMSPQRSARIPSNPDSNYRSPSPMYASSIRTTVKQRPISSKKTRPLKTGRTQSQAPKPISLKDSEYDRSYIVKRVEQQMEPQQQQQQRPNRQKGSRKTKKGDVNRFSNPDDDANLCFRKSQQPH, from the coding sequence ATGGCCTACCAACAGAATATATTGGAATCCAGCTCGATACCAAATGACCTTCTCATAGATAAGCATATAATAGATCGATTGAAAGACATAGAtgatttgaatttttttctcaaaacagCTCCAATCAATTGGAAGCCAAACCAGGTTATTAGAAGGTACTATCTAAATAGCGAACTTGGATTCGTGTCTTGTGTCCACTGGAACCGATTGTTCTACATGACGGGGACAGATATAGTTAAAGTTTGCATGTACCTAATCGAGCAGTTTGGCCGGAAAATCGTTCATAGGAAAAAGTTCGAAGAAGGTATTTTTTCAGAACTTAGGAATTTGAAGTGTGGGATTGATGCCACTTTGGAGCAACCAAAGTCAAAGTTTCTTTCCttcctgtttcaaaatttctGTCTCAAGActcaaaagaaacaaaagatctttttttggtttaGTGTCCCGCATACAAAACTATTTTTGGATGCATTGGAGaaggatttgaagagagAACAATGCCAGCAACAAGCAGCCACAGAGGCAGTGCGTGAACCTGCATTGTCTTTCAAGCTGAACTTGGCCTCAGAATTAAGTGTATCTGAACAGCTGACAAGTTATCTGGAACTGCTCAAGACTAATGAGATTCATGATGGTACTACTCCCGAGCAAGAGGAGTTCCAAGAAAATGTAACCAGAATGCAATCCATGATAAAAAATGAGATAGAACGTATAACAGAAGCTGGCTCAAGAATGGATACTAATAACCAAGCTCATCTTCCTATACAGGTACCGTCACCTATCAATCCGGGTCAGATAATCCCACAGACACTAGTCCTAGAATCGGACACAGAACTCGATGCAAATaatgagaaagaaaacaagGACCGAGAAGAAACCGACAGTAATGCTTTTCTGGGTGACAATCCCGGGATATTTGAAGATCCTGTCGTTACTGGTACTAGTACAAAAACTAACGATACAACAAAAAACGTGGTCGAGGAGGATTTTCCCCTCGATTATTTCCCTGTAACAGTAGAATATCCGATGTCACAGCCTCGACAAACAGTAGAAACAGGAATACCGTCTCCATCTAACAATGCGGCAGTAGTGCCGGTAAGCAATCCGCCTGATACTGCCGTATCAGATAACCTTTCAGGTTTTGCAGATAACGCGTTTGGTGCATTTcatgaggaagaagaagttatGCAAGAGAACAGGCCGCACTATCTCGCAGAGCAGCCATACTCAGATTTGGCATTGTTGGGCACAACCCCTCATGTTATGACGAATAGGGAATATTACAACCTTGTACGGCAAAGACCGCAGCATATGAATTTAAACCTCGGCTCTGTCAACAGGGGTGGGTATGTAAATGGGCAAGAAGATAGAAGTGAATGGGCAACAAGTAACTCTCCAAGAGGGAAGAGCAGTGgtaattttgaaaaggacaaAATGGAACAAGTGGATGGGTCCATGTTTCCCTACCACCCACAGCAACAGGGTTACGATTTCCCATACCGATACCCCGGTCCCAGCAGTAATACAGGAACATCTGTAAATTACAATGCAGGCAGGAACTCAAACAATCAGCTCCAAGATTTTGGGGGTGACCCAAATGGTATTAACTCTGACGTATTTTTCGACCACAGATACGACATGAATGTAGCTGACGGTAAATATTATCCAGTTCATGAAGATCCTAATACGTGGGCCACTATGATACAGTCGCAACCACTCACAAGGTCGCAGTACGCACTTCGGTATTACAACAACGGGCAATCTTCTACTACCCCAGTCACAAGTTTCAACCCATATCTAACATCACCTTGGTTTCCGCAACACTCCGCTTCACAGCTCTACGGCATATCTCCGCAAAGACATAATATGATGTCACCACAAAGATCTGCTAGAATACCAAGTAATCCCGATAGCAATTATAGGAGCCCGTCACCGATGTACGCGTCTTCAATTAGGACCACTGTAAAACAACGTcccatctcttcaaagaagacCAGACCACTCAAGACGGGAAGGACACAGAGCCAAGCTCCCAAACcaatctctttgaaagacAGTGAATATGACAGGTCGTATATTGTTAAGCGGGTCGAGCAACAAATGGAaccgcaacagcagcagcagcaaagaCCCAACCGACAAAAAGGTAGTCGCAAAACGAAGAAAGGCGACGTCAACCGATTCTCCAATCCAGACGATGATGCAAACCTGTGTTTTCGTAAGTCTCAACAACCACACTGA
- the NAM8 gene encoding Nam8p (similar to Saccharomyces cerevisiae NAM8 (YHR086W); ancestral locus Anc_5.382): protein MPYNNQAQSNYYLRRSNHQNSHHAGNSAGSNSYGSRSFHNGTHTDQNMSNDAGVQLYMGDLEPSWDENVIKRIWSSIGEDNISVKMMWQNNNYMGNESGPRNQGYCFIDFPTHFNASNALLKNKMSIPGHPHKKLKLNWASSSAPSTAGVSTTGGNNFSIFVGDLAPNVTEAQLFDLFISRYPSTEHAKVVIDLSTGVSKGYGFIRFRDPADQQTALAEMQGVFLNGRALKVGMSSGQSNSGAGGSRQVGHDRYGGSKPAGGKSNTPNSALFSQFMYPIQQQPALNHFTDPNNTTVFIGGLSPLVKEEELRQYFQPFGEIVYVKIPVGKGCGFVQYIDRISAETAISQMQGFPISNSRVRLSWGRSAKQQQLQQHGSSPCTERSRYYSNPRTAISLQ from the coding sequence ATGCCATACAACAATCAAGCGCAAAGTAACTATTATCTTCGGAGGAGCAACCACCAGAATAGTCACCATGCAGGGAATAGCGCTGGCAGCAATTCTTACGGGTCACGGTCCTTCCACAACGGCACTCACACAGATCAAAACATGAGCAACGATGCAGGTGTACAGCTCTACATGGGTGACCTGGAACCGAGTTGGGACGAAAATGTGATCAAGCGCATCTGGTCTAGTATTGGCGAGGACAATATTTCTGTGAAGATGATGTGGCAGAACAACAACTATATGGGGAATGAGTCTGGCCCTCGAAACCAGGGGTACTGTTTCATTGACTTCCCTACGCATTTCAACGCATCCAACGCACTATTGAAAAACAAGATGAGCATTCCGGGCCACCCGcacaagaaactgaagttGAATTGGGCTTCATCAAGCGCCCCTAGTACTGCCGGTGTGTCGACTACAGGCGGCAACaacttttcgatatttGTTGGTGACTTGGCACCCAACGTCACTGAGGCTCAACTGTTCGATTTGTTTATCAGCAGGTACCCATCTACGGAGCACGCCAAAGTTGTCATCGATCTCTCTACTGGTGTGTCGAAGGGGTACGGGTTTATTAGGTTCCGGGACCCTGCAGACCAACAAACCGCCCTCGCTGAGATGCAAGGTGTATTCTTGAACGGCCGTGCTTTGAAAGTCGGGATGTCCTCGGGTCAATCGAATAGTGGTGCTGGCGGTAGCAGACAAGTTGGGCATGATCGGTACGGTGGCAGCAAACCAGCGGGTGGTAAGAGCAACACCCCAAACAGTGCATTATTTTCGCAATTCATGTATCCTATCCAGCAACAACCAGCACTGAACCATTTCACAGACCCAAACAACACTACTGTGTTCATTGGCGGGCTTTCCCCCCTCgtcaaggaggaggagTTACGCCAGTACTTCCAACCGTTCGGTGAAATTGTCTACGTGAAGATCCCTGTGGGTAAAGGCTGCGGGTTTGTCCAGTATATCGACAGAATATCTGCAGAGACCGCCATATCCCAGATGCAAGGATTCCCAATATCCAATTCTCGTGTCCGGTTATCCTGGGGCAGATCAGCgaaacaacagcaactgcagCAGCACGGTTCCTCCCCGTGTACAGAGCGCAGCCGCTACTACAGCAACCCACGTACAGCCATTTCCCTGCAGTGA
- the MSN5 gene encoding karyopherin MSN5 (similar to Saccharomyces cerevisiae MSN5 (YDR335W); ancestral locus Anc_5.386), whose amino-acid sequence MDTAGATQVLAALEVIYSPSSTNNDRLKSQTFLDRVRLQEESPFWGYEIVLNNSTNFIVKHFGLGLITHAMKHSWKDYNAEKRITLRKCIMELNYRVIDEDPRYIKEKLAYLWVEVAKRTWGEALKGGDPTEELLVESWVDMDSNLTELWGISQASRELALIIFRILFEDVFLLDDMIVLKRMTIIQPLCVMLVCPMDVFAAKYKFTEKWTLFKANQEGWFSVWINELNVALTEGNSTYVIRLLETLKTCLNWPLSEVIIKNDVLSTLLQCFLSSIPKAQSMALDSMHILLTRPYNNDEHYQLVINKVFDSMDILDKVYGDLQFNMEDGVDESKYPIIKKFVDMVSCLYVCVFKVDNDNGQIEKYMKLVLRATFHPSLIVSGLTLDLWCSCLRNDDFIPLLDRYVLRDLLQFAADALIYYEQIEDHVSKKFMDIDFQSKTDYQSFCSSYRKKIRDIIRLISCVRLDYTYDWLNDRLNTYFASPYGQEILSSTFLNTKVEPYLSALSQFMIIECFINGCIRWKIWYPSTENDYDTKLEDILQKLEILSNQLIALNIREPSLLKKLVQNFALFLTMLKDNVLFMLLEKIITTATLDYPGIDLDELNEKSEAVRELRYACGIELNRMALLMPESLKAIYPDLESVVARIMPNLSYHEKISFESFLLTIILKSSLEGKEERFSAIVDPELMAWSDKGTVVGLSDIPWFMERLGVVQIAEYFQKRGINENSNLLDIPIDEEGKKLKNDLSKRWQTLFPVRATRMFIHYSMQSVKKDEEFKMLQDLWRPRIVPILPYIMRLLYQLTAYHDPDSWVDLPVVVQSFVKYSTVERFWEAGASNKSKDEFIDEHMKAMQTLRDFADSVGHIVRYTREYTLLVISAISSLGSVFFEIDEVPDMLLDSIAIYKPGTSIISPGVSTHGWKHVLNVAIRPILKNCPESCSAKFMPAFLPKLFKTLDILLCEKWSGIMNDNDSSAGPRDDDEVTEEILEENLLRQLTTVVVLMLLDCIGQVGPNSKQKLNTHQVKMRKIIFTDMNTLASFLKLLNHLISFKDSKCSFNAMLIMKSCLADVLIKDESVDQFFSFEVMKTLLHTLVSQNTYRDSFYEGMYIFTVLFLTLCREYTSTREYLFELSHGYDIDSLYDNLRKVENYKNQRALMIDFFDHVKRANGSVDDTEDSHGAVERKRQEKREANLRRVNEKLIQKHKDPSDLLDDPATENGAFANLFESA is encoded by the coding sequence ATGGACACTGCTGGCGCCACACAGGTGCTTGCTGCACTAGAGGTGATTTACTCGCCGAGCTCGACCAATAATGACAGACTGAAGAGCCAAACGTTTCTCGATCGGGTGAGATTGCAGGAGGAATCACCTTTTTGGGGATACGAGATTGTCCTGAATAATTCAACGAATTTTATAGTGAAACATTTTGGGTTGGGTTTGATCACCCATGCCATGAAGCACAGTTGGAAGGACTATAACGCGGAAAAGAGAATTACATTGCGGAAATGCATTATGGAGTTGAACTACAGAGTAATAGACGAAGATCCCAGatatataaaggaaaaaTTGGCCTACCTATGGGTGGAGGTGGCCAAAAGAACTTGGGGGGAGGCCCTCAAGGGTGGTGATCCAACGGAGGAACTACTGGTGGAATCGTGGGTGGATATGGATAGTAATTTGACAGAACTATGGGGGATTAGCCAAGCATCGCGTGAATTGGCGTTAATCATTTTCAGAATCCTGTTTGAGGACGTGTTTCTCCTGGATGACATGATCGTTCTTAAGAGAATGACCATCATCCAACCATTGTGTGTCATGCTCGTTTGTCCGATGGACGTCTTTGCCGCGAAGTACAAATTCACGGAGAAATGGACACTGTTCAAGGCAAATCAGGAAGGATGGTTTAGCGTTTGGATCAATGAGCTAAACGTGGCATTAACAGAAGGTAATTCAACCTATGTGATAAGACTACTAGAGACTTTGAAAACGTGCTTGAACTGGCCACTGAGCGAAGTGATTATCAAAAACGACGTTCTGTCCACCTTATTGCAATGCTTCCTGAGCAGCATACCGAAAGCTCAATCCATGGCGCTAGACTCCATGCACATCCTATTGACGCGACCATACAATAACGATGAACATTACCAACTCGTGATTAACAAAGTATTTGACAGCATGGACATACTAGATAAAGTTTATGGTGATTTGCAGTTTAATATGGAGGACGGTGTCGATGAATCAAAATACCCAATCATCAAGAAATTCGTAGATATGGTCAGTTGTCTTTACGTCTGCGtgttcaaagtggacaaTGATAATGGCCAGATCGAAAAATACATGAAACTTGTCTTGAGAGCCACGTTTCATCCGAGTCTAATTGTCAGTGGCCTGACCTTGGACCTATGGTGCTCGTGTTTGAGGAACGACGATTTCATACCTCTGTTGGACAGATATGTTTTGCGAGATTTGCTGCAGTTTGCCGCAGATGCATTGATATACTACGAACAGATAGAAGACCACGTTTCGAAGAAATTCATGGATATCGATTTCCAATCAAAGACTGACTATCAATCTTTTTGCTCAAGttacaggaaaaaaattagagacATAATCAGGTTGATTTCCTGTGTCAGACTAGACTATACGTACGACTGGTTGAACGATAGATTAAACACCTATTTTGCTTCACCTTACGGTCAGGAGATCTTGAGCTCTACCTTTTTGAACACGAAAGTGGAGCCGTATCTTAGTGCGTTATCACAATTCATGATTATTGAGTGTTTTATTAATGGATGTATACGGTGGAAGATATGGTATCCGTCAACAGAAAATGACTATGATACGAAACTGGAAGATATCTTGCAAAAATTGGAAATTCTGTCGAATCAACTGATAGCATTAAACATCCGCGAACCGTCGCTACTGAAAAAACTAGTCCAGAACTTTGCACTTTTCCTTACGATGTTGAAAGACAATGTACTTTTCATGTTACTTGAAAAGATTATAACAACTGCCACATTGGACTACCCGGGCATAGATCTGGATGAACTAAACGAAAAATCAGAAGCTGTGAGAGAACTGCGGTACGCATGCGGGATCGAATTAAACAGGATGGCCTTACTGATGCCAGAATCCCTTAAAGCAATATACCCCGACCTTGAGAGTGTCGTAGCAAGGATTATGCCCAATCTGTCTTACCATGAAAAAATCTCTTTCGAATCCTTTCTACTGACAATTATTTTGAAATCTTCGTTAGAAGGGAAGGAGGAGAGATTCTCTGCAATTGTAGACCCCGAATTGATGGCATGGTCTGACAAGGGCACAGTAGTGGGATTATCCGACATTCCATGGTTTATGGAAAGGTTGGGTGTTGTGCAAATTGCAGAATACTTCCAAAAGAGAGGCATCAACGAAAACAGTAATTTATTGGATATTCCGATTGACGAAGAGGGCAAGAAATTAAAGAATGATCTAAGCAAACGTTGGCAAACGTTATTTCCGGTTCGTGCTACAAGAATGTTTATCCACTATTCTATGCAAAGTGTAAAGAAGGATGAGGAGTTCAAGATGTTGCAGGACCTATGGAGACCCAGGATTGTGCCAATTCTCCCCTACATCATGAGACTTCTGTATCAACTGACAGCGTACCACGATCCTGATAGCTGGGTAGATCTCCCAGTGGTTGTCCAATCGTTTGTCAAGTATTCGACAGTAGAAAGGTTCTGGGAAGCTGGAGCATCCAATAAGTCTAAGGATGAGTTTATCGACGAACATATGAAGGCTATGCAGACGCTAAGAGATTTTGCTGATTCTGTCGGTCATATTGTCAGATACACGAGGGAATACACTTTACTGGTTATCAGTGCTATATCTTCACTGGGGTCAGTGTTTTTTGAGATTGATGAGGTGCCAGATATGCTGCTTGATTCGATAGCTATTTATAAGCCAGGTACTTCTATCATCAGTCCTGGCGTATCAACCCATGGTTGGAAGCATGTTTTAAATGTTGCTATTAGGCcaatcttgaaaaactgtCCGGAGAGCTGCAGTGCCAAATTTATGCCAGCCTTCTTACCaaagttgttcaaaactCTGGATATTCTTCTCTGTGAGAAATGGTCCGGTATTATGAACGATAACGACTCCTCAGCGGGTCCAAgagacgatgacgaggtTACAGAAGAGATTCTGGAGGAGAACCTCCTACGGCAACTGACAACGGTAGTTGTTTTGATGTTATTGGACTGCATAGGACAAGTGGGTCCAAACTCCAAACAAAAGCTAAACACGCACCAAGTGAAGATGAGAAAGATCATATTTACTGATATGAATACGCTGGCCTcctttttgaaacttttgaacCATTTGATATCATTCAAGGACAGCAAGTGCTCCTTCAACGCAATGCTTATAATGAAATCTTGCCTAGCAGATGTTCTAATCAAGGATGAAAGTGTGGACCAGTTTTTCTCCTTTGAAGTCATGAAAACACTGTTACATACCCTGGTATCCCAAAACACGTACAGAGACTCGTTCTACGAGGGGATGTACATATTCACggttttatttttgacGCTCTGCAGGGAATATACCTCTACAAGGGAATATCTGTTTGAACTCTCCCACGGTTACGATATTGATTCACTATATGACAATTTGAGGAAAGTCGAGAATTACAAGAATCAGCGCGCGTTGATGatcgatttttttgatcatGTCAAAAGGGCCAATGGTAGTGTAGATGATACCGAAGATAGCCACGGAGCAGTCGAAAGGAAGAGACaggagaagagagaggCAAATTTGAGGAGAGTCAACGAGAAATTGATACAGAAACATAAAGATCCAAGTGATCTGTTGGATGACCCTGCGACTGAAAACGGCGCATTTGCCAATCTTTTTGAATCGGCGTAG
- the RPF1 gene encoding rRNA-binding ribosome biosynthesis protein RPF1 (similar to Saccharomyces cerevisiae RPF1 (YHR088W); ancestral locus Anc_5.385) — MAGHEIEIKNKMKRQDVFARIRDQKNKERHKLRSTRAKEERSNPELKAKRLAENVPQTIDSKREYDETIGAEVEDDEDDLMRHFNSNNKDMPPKIFLTTNVNARKCAYEFANVLIEVLPNVTFVKRKFGYKLKEIAEMCIKRNFTDMVVINEDKKKVTGLTFMHLPDGPTFYFKLSSYVEVLKVHGHGRATSHIPELILNNFQTRLGKTVGRLFQSIFPQDPDFEGRQVITLHNQRDYIFFRRHRYIFKDEEKVGLQELGPQFTLKLKRIQRGLREETEWEHKPEMDKDKKKFHL; from the coding sequence ATGGCTGGACATGAGATAGAAATCAAAAATAAGATGAAGAGGCAGGATGTCTTTGCCCGGATCAGAGAccagaagaacaaagaaaggCACAAGTTGAGGAGCACAAGGGCGAAGGAGGAGAGAAGCAACCCGGAACTGAAGGCCAAGCGGCTGGCTGAGAACGTCCCGCAGACGATTGACTCGAAGAGGGAGTACGATGAGACGATTGGCGCAGAGgtcgaggacgacgaggacgaccTAATGCGGCacttcaacagcaataaTAAGGATATGCCACCGAAAATATTCCTGACTACGAATGTGAATGCTCGGAAGTGTGCGTACGAGTTCGCGAACGTGCTCATCGAGGTGCTCCCAAACGTCACCTTTGTCAAGCGGAAGTTCGGTTacaaattgaaggagatcGCGGAGATGTGCATAAAGAGAAACTTCACCGACATGGTGGTCATCAACgaggacaagaaaaaagtgACAGGGCTGACGTTCATGCATTTGCCCGATGGCCCCACTTTCTACTTCAAACTGAGCTCGTACGTGGAGGTGTTGAAAGTCCACGGCCACGGTAGAGCGACAAGTCACATCCCGGAActgatcttgaacaacttcCAGACAAGACTCGGGAAGACCGTGGGGAGACTGTTCCAGTCGATATTCCCACAGGACCCGGATTTCGAAGGCCGCCAGGTGATCACGCTGCACAACCAAAGAGATtacatcttcttcagaaGGCATCGGtacatcttcaaagacgagGAAAAAGTTGGGCTACAGGAACTTGGACCACAAttcactttgaaacttAAGAGGATACAGAGAGGCCTCCGTGAGGAGACCGAGTGGGAACACAAACCAGAAATGGACAAagacaaaaagaaattcCACCTGTGA